CCGGCCAGACCTGCGCCGCGCTCAAGCGCCTCTACGTCCACGACAGCATCTACGACGCTGTCTGCGAGGAACTTGTAGCGGTTGCGAAGGCGATGCCCATGGGCAACGGCCTGGACGAGAACAACGTCCTGGGCCCGCTGCAGAACAAGGCCCAGTACGACGTCGTGGCGAACCTCGTGGAGGCAGCGAAGGCTTCCGGAGCACGCGTCCTGCTGGGCGGCGACCCGGATACCAGCCAGCCCGGCTACTTCTACCCCACCACCCTGGTAGCCGACATCGACAACGACAACCCGCTGGTGGCCGAGGAACAGTTCGGCCCGGCCCTGCCGATCATCCGCTACAGCACCATCGACGAAGCAGTGGAGAAGGCGAACGGACTCGACGTCGGACTGGGCGCCTCCGTGTGGTCCCCGGACCTGAAGGCCGCCCGCGACGTCGCAGCCCGGATCCAGGCCGGCACGGTGTGGATCAACCGGCACGGCGCCGTTGATCCGCGCATCCCCTTCGGCGGCGCGAAGCAGTCCGGTTACGGCGTGGAGTTCGGCGTCGAAGGCCTCAAAGCGCTCGGCGTCCCCCAGGTCATCAACGGCTGATCGGGACTTCAACGGCGGGGGTCCTGCATGCAACCCGCATGCAGGACCCCCGCTGTACTGTTGGCCGGTGTTGCTAGCCCATGGCCGGTGCGGCGGACGTCCGGCCGGCGAACTGCCGGCGGGCCCAGCGGGCGAGCTTCTTGCCCTTGCCCTTCCACCAGTTGTCCTCGTCCTTGTTGTAGTGGAAGCGGAAGACGATGGCCACCAGCACGAACATGCCCATCACCACGTCAACCCAGGACGACATCACCAGGGCGATGAAGACGGTCAAGGCGTTGGCCATGACCGACGGAATGGCCAAGGTCCGGAACACGGTGCTGGCCACGAAGCGCCGGTGCGACCTCGGGACGGACAACTCGCGGACCATGTCGAAGCAGACGCAGACCACCACGATGGTCTGGCCGATGGCCAGCAGGACCTGTCCTGGCACGGAGCCGCTGAAGGCAGCCACGGCTTCCATTCCCGGGCTCACGGCCGGGCCTTGCTGCTAAGAGCTTTGCTGAGAACTTTAAACACGGAAAACCCCCAGAACTTGCGGAACCATCGCCGCTGATCCGGCGATGGTTCCATTCAAGTTTCAGGGGGCTTTTCCGTCACGAGTAGTGGGTACTCTAATTTCGCGGAACGCCGGAATGCGGTACCTGCCGGCCTGGGTCCTACTGGCTTGGTTCTACTGCCCGATGGCCCGCGGCCGCCATACCACCATGGCCTGGGACCTCGGCCGGGGCCGCTGCCCACGCGCCAGGCTCACCACGTCACCGGCGGCGCCGGCAGCAAAGATCCGGGAGTCCACCGCCCGCGGACGGCGGCCCAGTTCCTCGGTGAGTTCCGAGATCCGGCTTTGGAGCGCGGCCACCTGGTTTTCGAGTTCCAGGATGCGCTTGATCCCCTCCAGCGACACACCCTCGTGGGACAGCCGCTGCACTTCGCGCAGCATGTTCACGTCACGCTGCGAGTAGCGCCGGGACTTGCCCGGGGCACGGCTGGGCTTCACGATGCCGAGCCGGTCGTACTGCCGCAGGGTCTGCGGGTGCATGTCCGCCAGCTCGGCAGCCACGGAGATCACGAAGATCGGCTGGTCAGCACTGATGTCCACGGCTCACCTCCGCTCCTAGAGCCGGGCCTTGGCTGCCAGGCCCTCACGGACATCCGCCGACGACGTGGCTTCGGCGAATGCCTTGACCGCAGCTTCGGCATCCTTGTTGAGATTCTTGGGAACCGCGACGTCGATGGTCACCAGGAGGTCGCCCGTGGCCTTGGACGTCTTCACGCCTTTGCCCTTGACCCGCAGGGTACGGCCCGACGGCGTGCCCGCCGGGACGCGCACCTTCACCTTTTCGCCGTCGATGGTGGGAACCTCGATGTCCGCTCCCAAAGCAGCCTCCGGGAAGGTGACGGGTACGTGGATGCGGAGGTTGTCGCCGTCGCGCGTGTAGAAGGCATGGGGCTGGACGGAGACGGAGACCACCAGGTCGCCGTTGCCTGCAGCACCGGGCTGGCCCTTGCCGCGCACACGGACCTTCTGGCCGTCCTTGATGCCGGCCGGAACGCGGACGTCGATGACCTCGCCGCTGGGCTCGCGCAGGCCGATGGTGGTCCCGCGGATGGACCCGGCGAAGGAAATGCTGGTGGTCGCGGTACGGTCGGCACCCTTCTGCGGGGTGCGCTGGAAACCGGGTGCGCCGCCGAAGCCGCCGAAGAGGTCTGCGAACTCGGGCGGGATCCCGCCGCCGGCGGGGTTGAACCCTCCGGCGTGACGCCCGGTGTTGCCGGTGAACAGGCCACCGAACATGTCCTCGAAACCGCCGTTCGTGGCGCCGGCGCCGCCGGGAGCAAAACGTGCACCGCTGCCCATGGCCCGGATCGCGTCATACTGCTGGCGCTCATCGGGATCCGAAAGCACCGAATAGGCCTCGGAGATGTCCTTGAACTTCTTTTCGGAAGCAGCGTTCCCCGCGTTCGTATCAGGGTGGTGCTGCCGCGCAAGCTTCCGGTAGGCCTTCTTGATATCGGCTTCGGAAGCGTCCTTGGCAACACCAAGGATCTTGTAAAAGTCCTTGTCCACCCAATCCTGGCTAGCCAATGGCGTTTCCTTTCAAAAGTTATGGGTCGGTGGTTGAGCCAGCCGGAACCGGCCGGCTTAACCACCGAAGGTAATGCTACGCAGGGACCGCGACGATGACCTGGGCTGCGCGGAGGACGCGTTCTCCTGATTTGTAGCCTGAGCGGAGGACCTGGCTGACGGTGTCAACCTCAATGTCCTCGCCGGGCTGCTGGATCAGGGCCTCGTGGATCGTGGGATCGAACTCCACGCCGGTCTCGTTGATGCGGACCAGGCCGTAGGTCTTCAGCGCGTTCTCCAGTTTCGTGGCGATCGCGGCGAAGGGACCGTCGGTCAGGTCGCCGTGCTGCCGTGCGGCGTCGACGTCGTCCAGGACCGGGAGCAGGGAGTTCAGGACGCCGATGACGGCCATCTCCCCTGCCACGGCGCGGTCGCGTTCAACGCGTTTGCGGTAGTTGACGTACTCAGCCTGGAGGCGGAGCAGGTCGTTGCGCAGTTCGGCTGCCTCGGCGTTGCCAGCGGACCCTGCGGGCGCACCCTGGGCCACGGATTCCTCGGCCGGCACGTCCACGCCGTTGAGAATCTCCTCGGCCTGGGCCAGCGCGTCGCCGTCGGAATCCGCTGCTCCGGCCTGGGAACCGGCCCCGGGGGCGGACTGGCCGCCCTCCGGGTGCCGGGCCTGCCCGGTCACCGGGTCAACCTTGCGGTTGTCCCGGATGACCGGCTCCTGGCCGTTGCCCTGCGTGTTCTGCTGGCTTGCGGATGTGTTGTGCTCTTCCTCGTTACCGTGGTGCGGCATGGGTTACTTCTTCGCTTCGTCTTCGTCGATGATCTCGGCGTCGACGATGTCTTCGTCGGAGGAACCTGCCGATGCGCCGGGGGCACCCTCGGCACCTGCAGCGCCTGCGCCGTCCGGCGAACCGGGCTGGGCGTAGATGGCTTCGCCGAGCTTGGTCTGCGAAGCCTGCAGCTTCTCGAACGCGGACTTCACGGCGGCGTCGTCGGTGCCTTCGAGGGCCTTCTTGAGGCTGTCGACATCGCCCTGGACCTCGGTCTTGACCTCTTCGGGCAGCTTGTCCGCGTTGTCGGCGATCAGCTTGTCCACGGAGTAAGCCAGCTGTTCGGCGGTGTTGCGGGTGTCGGTTGCCTCGCGGCGGGCCTTGTCCTCGGCTGCGTGCTCCTCGGCGTCACGGACCATGCGGTCAATGTCTTCCTTGGAGAGGCTGGAGCCACCCGTGATGGTCATGGACTGTTCCTTGCCGGTGCCCTTGTCCTTCGCGGAGACGTGGACGATGCCGTTGGCGTCGATGTCGAAGGTGACCTCGATCTGCGGGATGCCGCGCGGAGCCGGGGCGATGCCGGTCAGCTCGAATGTGCCCAGCGGCTTGTTGTCCCGGGTGAACTCGCGCTCGCCCTGGAAGACCTGGATGGCCACGGACGGCTGGTTGTCATCAGCCGTGGTGAAGGTCTCGGACCGCTTGGTGGGGATGGCGGTGTTGCGCTCGATCAGGTGCGTCATCACGCCACCCTTGGTTTCGATGCCGAGGGACAGCGGGGTGACGTCGATCAGGAGGACGTCCTTGCGCTCACCCTTCAGCACACCGGCCTGCAGGGCTGCACCAACGGCCACAACCTCATCCGGGTTCACGCCCTTGTTCGGCTCCTTGCCGCCGGCGAGTTCCTTGACCAGGTCGTACACGGCGGGCATACGGGTGGAACCACCAACGAGGACGATGTGGTTGATGTCGGAGAGCTTAATGCCGGCTTCCTTGATGACATCGTGGAACGGCTTCTTGGTGCGCTCCAGCAGGTCCTTGGTGAGGTCCTGGAACTTGGCGCGGGTCAGCTGCTCGTCCAGGTGGACCGGGCCATCGGGGGTGACGGACAGGTACTGGAGCGAGACGTTGGTGCTGGTGGAGGAAGAGAGTTCCTTCTTGGCCTGCTCAGCGGCTTCGCGGAGGCGCTGCAGGGCGATCTTGTCCTTGGACAGGTCGATGCCCTTGACCTTGAGCTGGTTCAGCAGGTAGTCGACGACGCGCTGGTCCCAGTCGTCGCCGCCCAGGCGGTTGTCACCGGCGGTGGCGCGGACCTGGATGGTGGAGAAGTTGTCTTCGTCCTTGCCGACTTCCAGCAGGGAGACGTCGAAGGTACCGCCACCGAGGTCGAAGACCAGGATGAGTTCGTCTTCCTTGCCCTTGTCCAGGCCGTAGGCGAGGGCTGCGGCGGTGGGCTCGTTGACGATGCGCAGGACGTTCAGGCCTGCGATTTCGCCGGCTTCCTTGGTGGCCTGGCGCTCGGCGTCGTTGAAGTAGGCCGGGACGGTGATGACGGCGTCGGTGACCTTTTCACCCAGGTAGGACTCGGCGTCGTTCTTCAGCTTCATGAGGATACGCGCGGAGATTTCCTGCGGGGTGTACTTCTTGGCGTCGATGTCCACCTTCCAGTCGGTGCCCATGTGGCGCTTGACCGACGCGATGGTGCGCTCGATGTTGTTGACGGCCTGGCGCTTGGCGATCTCGCCAACCAGGACCTCGCCGGACTTGGAGAATGCAACGACCGACGGCGTGGTGCGGCCACCCTCGGCGTTGGCAATAACGGTGGGCTCGCCACCTTCGAGAACGGAGACGACGGAGTTGGTGGTTCCGAGGTCGATACCTACTGCACGTGACATGTGTTGCTTCCTTCTTTCCTTGGAAACTGGTTGGCGCCCTAAGCATTGAGCGTTCTGCACTCAACTCTACTCAGCCGTCAAAGGATGTCAACACAAGTTGAGTGAACTACGCTCAACTTTGCTCAGGGCGTACAACAGCGCACGACGGCGGCACGCGCCGGCGGCGCGGAGGCGTCAGTCCGCGCCGGGCGCATCCAGGACCGCGGCGAGCAATCCGGGGAACCGGGCATCAAGGTCCTCGGCGCGCAGGGTCAGCCTGCGGCCGCGCCCGTTGGCCTCATTGCGGATCACCCCGGCCTCGCGCAACACCTTCATCAGGTGGGACTTGGTGGACTTGGGCATGTCCGGGTTGCTCAGGGCGCATTCGGCCATGTCGAGGGGGCCGGCACGGAGCTGGCGTGCGATTTCCAGCCGGTCGGGATCGCTCAGGGCGAAGAGCACACTGGGCAAGTGGAGGTCCGCGCGTTCGGGATGGGTGAGGTTCGCCGGTGTAGCCACGGTTCGACTTTAGTTGAACCATCGCGGAGATGCCAGTAGTCTGAGGTTTCGATTATTTTCGAACCAACCACACCCCCAATGCAGAAGGCGGCATGTTGTGACGCACTCACCCGCAGTCCGGCCCCAAGAGGCACGCCGGCGGCTGGGCTTTGCCCTGATCGCGGCTGCCACGGCAGCGATGATGGCCGGAGCCAGCGCGCCGTCCCCGTTCTACCCCACCCTGCAGGAGCAGCTGCACCTGCTGCCGGTGGCCACCACCGGGATCTTCGCCGTCTACGCCGTGGCCCTCCTGGCGGCCCTGCTGGTCTTCGGTTCCATCTCCGACCACCTCGGCCGCCGCCCGGTCATCAGCGCGGCATTCCTCCTGCTCGCCGGCAGCGTCGTGACCTTCCTGGCAGCCGATTCGCTGGCGATGCTGCTGGCGGCCCGCGTCCTCCAGGGGGTGGCCAGCGGCATCCTCCTCACCACGCTCTCCGCGGCCATCGCCGATCTGGAACCGGAGGATGACCCGGGCTCCAGCGCCGCCTGGAACACGGTGGCACCCTTGGGCGGCCTGGCCCTGGGCGCGCTGGCATCGGGCCTGCTGCTGGACCTCCTCGCGGAGCCCCGCGTGCTGGTGTTCGTCTCGCTCTCGGTCCTGTACGTGGCGTTCGCCGCACTGGTGTGGGCCTGCCCGGAAACCTCACCCCGCACGGCCGGGGCGGCGGCTTCACTCAAGCCGCACCTGACCCTGCCGCCGGTCGCACGCCGCGCATTCCTCACCGGCGCCCCGGCCGTTTTTGCCGGCTGGGCCACGGGCGGGCTGTACCTCTCCCTTGGCGCCGCGATCGTGCACACCACTTTCGGCATCCGGGAGCATCTGTGGCAGGGCATGGTGATCACCATCCTGGCGGGGACAGGAGCCGCGTCGGCGGCCTTCCTGCACCGCTTTGGAGCCCGCACCATCACCATTTTCGGCACCACGGCGCTGGCCGTGGGGACCGCACTGTCGCTGCTGGCCCTCGGCCTGGATTCGTTTGGCCTGTTCCTGGCCGCTGTGGTGGTGGCAGGCGCCGGTTTCGGCACTGCCTTCATGGGCGTCATCCGGTCCATCAGCCCCCTGGTGGAGGATCATGAACGCGCCGGGACTTTTGCCTCGCTCTTCGTCGTGGCCTACACGGCCTTCGGCGTTCCGGCAGTGCTGGCAGGCCTGCTTGCCCCCATCCTGTCCCTCCCGGTCACCACCTACGCCTATGGCAGCCTGGTGACGGTCCTGGCTGCGGTGGCAGCCATCAGCCGCGCCCGCAGCAAGGACGCCCAACCCACCAACGAGGACGGCCTGGTAGCGGCGGACGCCGTCGGGTAAGGGGACCCTTGCGGGTGCCTACCGGCTGGAGTCGGGGCGCCCATGGAGCGGTCCGCGCTCCTCATCGGTCGCCTGGACCTGGCCGTCGGTGAGGCCCTCGCGGACGGCGCGCTCCGTCCGGGCGCCTCCGGTGGTGCCGGCGTCGCCGTAGTCGCCTTCCTCGTATTCGCCATCCGAAACGTCACGGTCGGGCTCGTTGAGAGTGCCGGCGTCGCCATAGTCGCCGTCCACGTACTGGCCGCCTTCCCCCTCCAGACCGGGTGCGCTGCCGCCCTTGCGGGGCTCCTCGGCTGCAACTTCAGGATTCTCAGTCATGGTGCATCTCTCCTTTGAGGCTCCGCGTCCGTCCGGGCGCACTGGCAGTCTATCGACGGGGCGGGCGCACCAACAGGCCTTGAACCGCCCCCCGTCAGGAGGGCTGCACCGGCAGCCCCGCGGTCCCTGCCAGGACGGCGAGGTGATGGTCGAAGAGTTCATGCGGTGCCCGGAAGGTGTCCGGCCCGTACTGGTTGAACACTTCGAAGCTGACGGCACCAAACAGGGAGCTCCACACCAAAACGCCCCGCGCCACCAGCTCGTCCGGAATGGCCAGCCCGAATTCCCGGCGGATGGCCTCCAGGTCCGCGGCCAGGGTGGGCGGAAGCTGCGGGGATGGTCCCGCAACCGCCAACTGCCCCGCCCGGGAGGCGGCGTCCAGGATGCCGATGAGGCTGACGATGACGCGCGTGCCGGGGCCCGTGGTGCGCTCGGCCGGGGCGTTGTAGCCGGGAACCGGGCTGCCGAACAGAAGCGCATAGCTGGCAGGCTCGCGCAGCGCCCACGCCCTGACGGCTCCCCCCAGGGCCAGGAACCGGCCAAGATGGTCGCCCTCCGGCGCCGCCGCAACGGCCGCGTCCACCTCATCCCCCAGTTCGCCGAAGGCATCGATAAGCAGCAGCGTGAGCAGTTCGTCCCGGCTCTCCACATAGCGGTAAACGGCGGAGGACACCACTCCCAGATCCCTTGCCACGGCCCGCAGGGAGAGGGCGGCCGCGCCGTCGGTGGCCAGGTGCCGCCTGCCCAGCCGGATAATGTCCGCCACGGTCTGCGACCGCGCGCGCTGCCGGGGCGTCAGGGGCCGGGCCTGGTTGGCGGTTGTTCCGCGGGCATCATCCATGACCCCAGCATGCCACAAACGAGAGCGCGGGGAGCTAAAGAGAGCACCGCTCTTGACTTTGCCATCCTGGACGCGCATTCTTGCTTTCGAGAGCACTGCTCTCATTTACTGAAAGGGAGACAGACGTGCCTGACGTATTTGTTGTGACCGGGGCGGGACCCGTGGGCTGGACGGTAGCGGAACAATTGGCTGACCGGGGACGGCAGGTGCGCGTCCTGACCCGGTCGGGCAGCGGACCGGACCACCCGCTCATCGAGCGGATCCAGGGGGACGCGAAGGATCCTGCGGTCCTGGGGGACACTCTTGCCGGCGCCAACGCCGTCTTTCATTGCATCCACGGATCGGCGTACACCGCGGCGGCCTGGCGGGCAGAGCTGCCTGCCGCCGAGCAGGCAGTGCTCAGCGCCGCGCAGGAGGTGGGCGCCGTCGTCGTCTTCCCTGAAAGCCTCTACTCCTACAGCGAGCCGGACCGCGTGATCACCGAGGCCGCCCGCGCCGGGCCACCGGGGGCAAGCGCGGCGTCCGGACGGCACTGCTGCAGGCCCGCGAGGCCTCAGCCACGCCCACGGTAAGCGTGGTGGTAGCGACTTCTTTGGACCGCGCGTCCGGATGGCGCACGCCGGCGAGCGCATGGTGGCGCCGGTCCTTGCCGGAAGGAACGTCAGCGTGATGGGAAGCGCCAGCCAGCCGCACTCATTCACCTACGTACCCGACCTGGTAAGCGCCATGATCGCGGCCGCTGACCAACCGTCCGCCTGGAACGCCGTCTGGCATGCCCCGACGGGGCCGGCGCGCACGCAAAAGGAACTTGCTGCGGCCTTCGCTGCGGCGGCGGGACGGCCCGCCCCGAAGGTGCGCGCCCTTCCCGGCTGGACACTCCGGGCGGCGGCACTGGTTTCAGCCGGAGCCCGCGAGCTGGCGGAGATGCTGTACCAGTTTGAGCAGCCCTTCATCATGGACTCCGCAGCTTCCGAGGCAGCGCTTGGAGTCAGCCACACGCCGCTGGAAACGGCTGCTGCCGCCACCGTGGAGTGGTGGCGGCAGCAGCGTTAGGCCGGGCGGAACGCGGGGGCTAGCGGGCGGGAACCTCTTCCCGGGGCTCGACGCCGGGCTCCCGGGGCTGCACGGCGTCCCGGCCATCGGTCCGCCCCAGCTTGCTGGGCCACCAGATCTTCGGCCCGATGTCGTAGGCCAGGGCCGGCACCAGCAGCGAGCGCACCAGCACGGTATCGAGCAGGACACCGAACGCCACGATGAAGGCCAGCTGCACCAGGAACATGATGGGGATGACGCCAAGGGCGGCGAACGTTGCGGCCAGCACCACGCCGGCCGAGGTAATGACGCCGCCGGTCACCACCAGGCCGCGCAGGATGCCGGGCCGGGTGGTGTGCTTGAGCGATTCCTCGCGGACGCGGCTCATCAGGAAGATGTTGTAGTCCACGCCCAGGGCCACCAGGAAGACGAAGCCGAACAGTGGAACGGTGGCGTCGGCTCCCGGGAAACCGAAGAGGTTGTTGAACACGAAGGCCGAGACTCCCAGTGCGGCCGCGTAGGAGAGCACCACGGAGAGCACCAGCAGGACCGGGGCCACGATGGAGCGCAGCAGCAGCATCAGGATGAAGAGGATCACCAACAGGACCACCGGGATGATGACCAGCAGGTCGCGCTGGGCGGTGGTGTTGGTGTCCAGGGCGGTGGCAGTCACGCCACCTACCAGGGCGCCGGGATCAACGGCCTTCACCTCGGTGCGCAGGGCCTTGATGGTCTCCTCCGCTTCCAGCGAGTCCGCGGCGTTCTTCAGCGTGGCGTTGATGAGGACCTTCCCGTCCCGGACGTCCGGTGCGGTGGGAGCGCCCGGGGCTCCGGTGACGGGCACGCTGCCGCGGCCCAGCAGGTAAGCCTCGCCCACGCCGTCGTCGGCTTTCACCTTGTCCAGCACCTCCGCGGCTTTGCCCTGGTCGGCAACCACGACGGCGGGGCTGCCGCTGCCGGCGTCGAAGTGGCGCGCCAACGCGTCCTGGCCGTCCACAGCGTTGGACGCGGTGAGGATGACGTCCGTCTGCGGCACGCCGTTGGCTTTCAGCTGGAACAGTCCGCCCGCGGCCACGAGGAGCAGGAGGACCGAGGCGACCCAGACGGTCCTGGGTCGCCGCGAAACGAGCGACCCGGTGGCCCGCCACAGGCCCTTCTGGCCCTCCAGTCCGGTGACCAGTTCGGGTTCACGCTGGTCTGCGGGGAGGAGCTTGGGGCGGAACGGCCAGAACGCGGCGCGGCCGAGCAGTGCCATCAGGGCGGGCAGCAGGGTCAGTGCGGCGAACAGGGCACAGAGGATGCCTGCGGCGGCCACCGGGCCCAGGGCCTTGTTGGAGTTCAGGTCGGAGAAGAGCAGGCACAGGAGCGCGATGATTACGGTGGCGCCGGAAGCCAGGATGGGCTCGAAGGACGCCTTCCAGGCGGTCAGGACGGCGGCCGTGCGGTTGGTGGTGTGGGTAAGGGCCTCGCGGAAGCGGGCCACGAAGAGCAGGGCGTAGTCGGTGGCGGCACCGATCACCAGGATGGAGAGGATGCCCTGGCTTTGTCCGTTGAGCTGGATCCAGCCCGCCTTCGCCATGCCGAAGACCAGCAGGATGGCCGCACACAGGGCAAACACGGATGTCAGCAGCACCATGATGGGCAGCAGCAGGGACCGGTAGACGATCAGGAGGATCACAAACACGGCGGAGAGGGCCACGAGCAGGAGAATGCCGTCAATGCCGCCGAAGGCCGCCGTCAGGTCTGCCGCGAGGCCTGCCGGACCGGTCACGAAGGTCCGGGCACCGTCCGGCGCCGCCTCTTCCACCGTACTGCGGAGTTCCTTGACGGCGTCCTTGATTTCGTCCGAGGACCCAATGGGAACCACGAACTGGACGGCCTTGGCGTCCTTGGACGGAATCGGGCCAATGACAGTGCTGCCCAGCTTGAGGTTCTCCAGGCCGGTCTTCAGGGTGGCCAGCTCCCCGAGCTGCTGGGGCGTGAAGGCCCCGTCCTGCTCGATGACGATGATGCCGGGAACCTCATCGGAGTCGCGGAACTTCGCCTGCCAGTCCTGCGCCTCCGTGGCTTCGGCGCTGGCGGGCAGGAAGGATGCCTGGTCGTTGGAGGAGACCTCCTCCAGGCGGCCGAAGGTGGGTCCGCCGACCCCGGCCAGTCCCAGCCACGTCAGCACCAGGACAACGGGTACCAGCCAGCGCAGCCAGAACGGAACGCGTTCCCTGCCAACTTTTGTGCGTTTCATGATGCCTTCCATGGTGAGCGTGGGGAGTAGTATTTGTTCCAGCATAGATTATCTCCATAACAGAGATAAGTGCCAGTCAAGCTTTTTTGGTGATTGGCCCCGACTGGCAGCGGCGGCAGCCGTCGATGCCCGCCGCTGGAGTAATATCCGTCAGGACGCCGGCGCAGGAAATGGGCCGGGAGCAAAGACAAGGGAGGTGGAGATGGCAGAAACAGACGCCCCCCAGCCATCCCCCTTCGAACAGGCGGGCCCGCAGTTCGGCCACCCGCTGCTCCGGATCCTGCAGGAGTTCACCATCGAGGCGAACCGGTACGTGGATGCCGCCGGGGACCGCAAGGACATGCACCGTACGGACATGAACGCACTCGCCGTGATCATGCGCCACACCGCCAGGGGCAACGTGGTCACGCCCGGGCTGCTGCGGAAGGAACTCAACCTGAGCTCCCCCGCCACCACGGCACTGATCGACCGGCTGGACAACTCCGGGCACGTGGTCAGGGAGCGGCACAGCACGGACCGGCGGCAGGTCCAGCTGAAGATGACCCCCAAGGCCTTCCAGGAGGGCGGCGCCATCTTCGCCCCGCTGGCGCAGCGCATGGGCAGTGCCATGGCCGGGTTTACTGAAGAGGAACTGGATACCGTCACCCGCTTCATGACGGCGATGATCGATGCCACCGTGGCGGCAAGGACAGAATCCGGGTAGCCTCCGCTCCCAAGGGGTAGCGTTTGGTTATGAGCGACCAGCAGCCTGAAGACGACGTCTACACGCATGGCCACCACGAGTCCGTAGTCCGCGCCCACGCCGCCAGGACTGCCGAAAATTCGGCCGCGTTCGTCCTCCCCCACCTCACACCGGGATCCACCCTACTCGACGTCGGGTGTGGGCCGGGCACCATCACCTGCGACTTCGCAGCCCTGGTCAACCCCGGCAAAGTCACCGGCCTGGACCGTTCGCCGGACATCGTGGCACAGGCCCAGGCCCTCGCCGTCGAGCGGGAAGTGCCCAACATCGAATTTGTGGCAGGCAACATCTACGACGTGGACTTCGCCGACGAAACGTTCGACGTCGTCCACGCCCACCAGGTGCTCCAGCACCTCACAGACCCCGTCGAGGCATTGCGCGAGATGCGCCGCGTCGCCAAACCCGGCGGCATCGTGGCCGTCCGGGACGCAGACTTTCACGGCATGAGCTGGTACCCGGAGATCCCGGAACTGGACGAGTGGATGGACCTTTACCAGCGGATTGCCCGGCGCAATGGAGCAGAGCCCGACGCCGGGCGGCGGCTGGTCAGCTGGGCCCAGTCTGCGGGATTCACCGA
This region of Arthrobacter sp. DNA4 genomic DNA includes:
- a CDS encoding efflux RND transporter permease subunit, with amino-acid sequence MKRTKVGRERVPFWLRWLVPVVLVLTWLGLAGVGGPTFGRLEEVSSNDQASFLPASAEATEAQDWQAKFRDSDEVPGIIVIEQDGAFTPQQLGELATLKTGLENLKLGSTVIGPIPSKDAKAVQFVVPIGSSDEIKDAVKELRSTVEEAAPDGARTFVTGPAGLAADLTAAFGGIDGILLLVALSAVFVILLIVYRSLLLPIMVLLTSVFALCAAILLVFGMAKAGWIQLNGQSQGILSILVIGAATDYALLFVARFREALTHTTNRTAAVLTAWKASFEPILASGATVIIALLCLLFSDLNSNKALGPVAAAGILCALFAALTLLPALMALLGRAAFWPFRPKLLPADQREPELVTGLEGQKGLWRATGSLVSRRPRTVWVASVLLLLVAAGGLFQLKANGVPQTDVILTASNAVDGQDALARHFDAGSGSPAVVVADQGKAAEVLDKVKADDGVGEAYLLGRGSVPVTGAPGAPTAPDVRDGKVLINATLKNAADSLEAEETIKALRTEVKAVDPGALVGGVTATALDTNTTAQRDLLVIIPVVLLVILFILMLLLRSIVAPVLLVLSVVLSYAAALGVSAFVFNNLFGFPGADATVPLFGFVFLVALGVDYNIFLMSRVREESLKHTTRPGILRGLVVTGGVITSAGVVLAATFAALGVIPIMFLVQLAFIVAFGVLLDTVLVRSLLVPALAYDIGPKIWWPSKLGRTDGRDAVQPREPGVEPREEVPAR
- a CDS encoding MarR family winged helix-turn-helix transcriptional regulator, with translation MAETDAPQPSPFEQAGPQFGHPLLRILQEFTIEANRYVDAAGDRKDMHRTDMNALAVIMRHTARGNVVTPGLLRKELNLSSPATTALIDRLDNSGHVVRERHSTDRRQVQLKMTPKAFQEGGAIFAPLAQRMGSAMAGFTEEELDTVTRFMTAMIDATVAARTESG
- a CDS encoding methyltransferase domain-containing protein; this encodes MSDQQPEDDVYTHGHHESVVRAHAARTAENSAAFVLPHLTPGSTLLDVGCGPGTITCDFAALVNPGKVTGLDRSPDIVAQAQALAVEREVPNIEFVAGNIYDVDFADETFDVVHAHQVLQHLTDPVEALREMRRVAKPGGIVAVRDADFHGMSWYPEIPELDEWMDLYQRIARRNGAEPDAGRRLVSWAQSAGFTDVAPTSSNWLYATAQQRRWQARVWGERVLHSAFAEQALEYGFANAADLARISAGWHRWGSTDDGWFLIPNGEVIARA